The sequence below is a genomic window from Candidatus Cloacimonadota bacterium.
GTTCTTTTGCTCTTTCCTCTTTTTCCGAATTGGAATTGGCAGTCATCATAATAACCAGAATATTTTCATTGATCTTCTTTAATTCTTCTAGAACCTGGAGTCCGTTCAATCCGGGAAGTCCGATATCAGATAAGATCATATCAGGTAAATTCTTCTTAACTTGTTCAAGTGCACTATAACCATTATCAACAGTAATTGTATCGTATCCCTCGAAACGAAGTATGGTCGATATCAGAAACTGGGTGTCTTTGTTATCTTCAATGACCAAGATCGAATACATCTCGAACCTCCTTCCTGATTCAGATCAATTTATATCAGATGAATTTGCAATATATATGCCAATCAAATGAATGATTAGAGGAGTGGATGCAATTATTTGTATTGATTTGGAATATAAGAAGTTAATAGAAAATTATGGAATCAAATTCTATTAGATTTTATAAAAAGTATTTAATTCTATCAATTTCGCTTTGAGTCATATTTGAGACATACATGATTCGAGTGTCTCAAATCACTTTTTCAAAGCATTATAGATCCCTTCAAAAATA
It includes:
- a CDS encoding response regulator — translated: MYSILVIEDNKDTQFLISTILRFEGYDTITVDNGYSALEQVKKNLPDMILSDIGLPGLNGLQVLEELKKINENILVIMMTANSNSEKEERAKELGAFEYIKKPFDNKKFISTIKHALEYKHQNFQCA